Proteins encoded in a region of the Triticum dicoccoides isolate Atlit2015 ecotype Zavitan chromosome 3A, WEW_v2.0, whole genome shotgun sequence genome:
- the LOC119272477 gene encoding ABC transporter I family member 11, chloroplastic-like, which yields MGLSEVLAPQRVGIVFQFPERYFLSDTILEEVTFGWPRQKADIPLREQLTLKLQNAINSVGQSAISLDKDPQSLSGGFKRQLALAIQLVQTPDLLLLDEPLAGHDWKARVGVVNILRDLKKDHTILVVSHDLRELYPLVDRSWRMEMGVF from the exons ATGGGTCTGTCGGAAGTGTTAGCTCCTCAAAGAGTTGGTATTGTATTTCAGTTTCCTGAGAG GTACTTCTTATCAGATACTATACTTGAAGAAGTTACTTTTGGATGGCCAAGGCAAAAGGCAGACATTCCTTTGAGGGAGCAACTCACTTTAAAACTTCAGAATGCCATTAACTCT GTTGGTCAAAGTGCCATTTCATTGGATAAGGATCCACAGTCTCTCAGTGGTGGGTTTAAGCGGCAACTTGCTTTGGCAATTCAACTG GTTCAAACTCCTGATTTATTGTTGCTTGATGAGCCCCTCGCTGGACATG ATTGGAAAGCTCGGGTTGGTGTTGTGAATATCCTGAGGGACCTAAAGAAAGACCACACCATACTGGTTGTAAGTCATGACCTAAG AGAACTATACCCGCTGGTAGACCGGTCCTGGAGAATGGAAATGGGGGTGTTTTGA